A stretch of the Thiomicrorhabdus indica genome encodes the following:
- a CDS encoding c-type cytochrome, translating to MTTFTKPLNKTFELNIPKKGLLLSVALSSVFALSACSNDNETSNAGSSAEMNQTAQQNTMDVKQPEPVEQTKQNLVEPVALPKSEAVAEESTAKASALPEIAPKTPVVKKEAESEVVVEDKVEAVEEKVVEKVEAAKEVVASVNGQQVYATCAGCHGAQAEGGIGPKLAGQAVADIVDKLKRYKAGEQIGPLTGMMAPMAAPLSDEEMQAVAEYTASL from the coding sequence ATGACAACTTTTACGAAACCCCTTAATAAAACTTTTGAACTGAATATTCCAAAAAAAGGCTTACTTTTAAGTGTTGCCCTAAGTTCAGTATTTGCTCTGTCAGCTTGTAGTAATGACAATGAAACCTCGAATGCTGGTTCTTCGGCAGAAATGAATCAAACCGCTCAACAAAACACAATGGATGTAAAGCAGCCTGAACCAGTTGAGCAAACCAAGCAAAATCTGGTTGAACCAGTAGCATTGCCAAAATCAGAAGCTGTTGCTGAAGAATCAACCGCAAAAGCATCAGCTTTGCCTGAAATCGCTCCAAAAACACCTGTTGTTAAAAAGGAAGCTGAAAGCGAAGTTGTTGTGGAAGATAAGGTAGAGGCAGTTGAAGAAAAGGTTGTAGAAAAAGTTGAAGCGGCCAAAGAAGTTGTGGCATCCGTAAATGGTCAACAAGTTTATGCAACCTGTGCAGGCTGCCACGGTGCTCAAGCAGAAGGTGGAATTGGACCTAAGCTAGCGGGTCAGGCTGTGGCTGATATTGTCGATAAATTGAAACGTTATAAAGCCGGTGAGCAAATTGGTCCGCTTACGGGCATGATGGCACCAATGGCAGCACCTCTTTCCGATGAAGAAATGCAAGCCGTTGCGGAATATACTGCATCGTTATAA
- the hrpA gene encoding ATP-dependent RNA helicase HrpA, whose translation MSIDENTQSAVNSVQNINDAMISDRFFLSKFYKDKKLQNAKQTSEHWVSWNQRLKKSIEIAQLRKNRVPVIGYDEKLPVAAKKDDLLRLIQENQVVVIAGETGSGKTTQIPKICLEAGLGVFGRIGCTQPRRLAARSVAERISEELGSKIGDLVGYQVRFIEQSKEHSLIKVMTDGILLAEIQNDKFLNQYDTIIIDEAHERSLNIDFLLGILKQLLPKRPDLKVIVTSATIDTERFAEHFTINGKRPPVVEVSGRTYPVEVRYRPLASYEDDAGNQIEQDMTTAIVDAVDELGSEDSFGDILVFQVGERDIKETAEALRKRNLKNTEIVPLYARLSMAEQNKVFELSQKRRIILSTNVAETSLTVPGIKYVIDPGQVRISRYSVRSKVQRLPIEKISQASANQRKGRCGRVSEGICIRLYDEEDFKSRPEFTSPEIHRTSLANVVLTMAQLRLGKVKSFPFIEPPNDKAVNDGYRTLQEIGALDEQRRLTPEGRKIAKLPIDPSVAKMVLSGEENGVLAEVIIVASVLSIQDPRDLNESNMQAARQAHKKFEDERSDFIFYLNLWRFYEHQRRHLSQNKLRKLCKTNFLSYLRMREWHDLTMQLTQSLKRIGMKVGELHLYEEVKKGNEVTERLSDVHSMALHRALMSGLLGNIAMREDEKSYLGSRNTKLFIHPSSVLFKKRPKWLLSAELVETSKLFARTNAVIDVRWVEKIAKHLIKHSYTDPHWQKKTGQVGAFESITLYGLPIVNRRHCNYGPINPVDSHKIFLRHALVEGELFSKVEFFVHNQKLVQEIEALEAKFRRPDFLVEDEEIYQFYAERIPSHIYSKPAFEKWAKKAKQNETLWKSLFLDKSKLLKQEVDSGSLAQFPDAVQIKNQIPIPVEYHFEPGKVNDGVVFKISLAQLNQLDAQSFEWLTPGLLPEKIAHLIKSLPKSVRKQFVPAPHYANLVLQEMSADKSENNRPVPFLNQLVWALNRRAPSNATTRVRLEDFAQVELPMYLQPFFELQDAKGKRLAQSTDLEKLKVDYQHLVEKQIQKHQSQSSKNMQVIQTWDFGELPREKTIKHNGAQMVVYPALNVQQPAGTCTPEGKDSVKDIKISDLKFVLDVFPDESQANKAHGEAVILLLRQMLQDKEKYLQAKLPMQKACLCYAPYGTCKELTQQVIDRALLKIVEHPELIRKQGEFETALENLRLQWIEKAQEIAKHLKELFTAHQQVAKQITGRVNPRCLASIADIRAQLDGLISKDFVRKTPEKWFLQIPRYLSALQKRLEKIDQDPNKDQVAIRQIMPILDKFRSLAEDPVYQENEEVIEIRWLLEELRVSLFSQPMKTIQPVSIQRLEKRLKTL comes from the coding sequence ATGTCAATCGATGAAAACACCCAATCTGCAGTAAATTCAGTGCAAAATATTAATGATGCAATGATTTCTGATAGATTTTTTCTATCAAAATTTTATAAAGATAAGAAATTGCAAAATGCAAAACAGACCAGTGAGCATTGGGTAAGCTGGAATCAAAGATTAAAGAAATCTATTGAAATTGCGCAATTGCGAAAAAATCGTGTTCCTGTGATTGGATACGATGAAAAACTGCCGGTAGCAGCCAAAAAAGACGATTTACTTCGCTTAATTCAAGAAAATCAAGTGGTTGTGATTGCCGGTGAAACTGGTTCTGGGAAAACTACGCAAATCCCAAAAATATGTTTGGAGGCTGGTTTAGGTGTCTTCGGAAGGATTGGTTGTACACAGCCAAGAAGATTAGCCGCACGTTCTGTTGCGGAGCGAATTTCTGAAGAACTCGGCAGTAAAATCGGTGACCTAGTCGGTTACCAAGTGCGTTTTATAGAGCAGTCTAAAGAGCATTCTCTGATTAAAGTGATGACTGATGGGATTTTGTTGGCTGAAATCCAAAACGATAAATTCCTGAATCAATACGACACAATTATTATCGATGAGGCGCATGAACGCAGCCTTAATATCGATTTTCTGTTGGGGATTTTAAAGCAACTTTTGCCCAAAAGACCGGATTTAAAAGTCATTGTGACGTCTGCAACAATTGATACTGAGCGTTTTGCCGAGCATTTTACGATTAATGGGAAGCGCCCACCAGTTGTTGAAGTATCTGGAAGAACCTATCCTGTTGAAGTCCGTTATCGACCTTTGGCAAGCTATGAAGATGATGCCGGAAATCAAATTGAACAGGATATGACTACCGCCATTGTGGATGCAGTCGATGAATTAGGTTCAGAGGATTCATTTGGCGATATTTTGGTTTTCCAAGTAGGTGAGCGCGACATCAAAGAAACCGCTGAAGCGCTTCGCAAACGGAATCTGAAAAATACTGAAATTGTTCCGCTTTATGCGCGTTTGTCGATGGCCGAGCAAAATAAAGTGTTCGAGCTTTCACAAAAACGTCGAATTATTTTAAGTACCAACGTGGCTGAAACCTCTTTGACCGTTCCGGGAATAAAGTATGTCATCGATCCCGGTCAGGTTCGCATCAGTCGCTATTCGGTTCGCTCCAAAGTTCAACGTCTGCCAATTGAAAAAATATCTCAAGCTTCGGCAAATCAGAGAAAAGGACGCTGTGGTCGTGTTTCAGAAGGGATTTGTATTCGACTTTATGATGAAGAAGACTTTAAATCCCGACCAGAATTTACCTCGCCGGAAATTCATCGAACCTCTTTAGCGAATGTCGTGTTAACGATGGCGCAGTTGCGATTAGGTAAGGTTAAAAGTTTTCCATTTATCGAGCCGCCGAATGATAAAGCAGTTAACGATGGTTATCGAACACTGCAAGAAATTGGTGCTTTGGATGAACAGCGTCGTTTAACACCGGAAGGACGAAAAATTGCCAAGCTGCCAATTGATCCGAGTGTTGCCAAAATGGTGTTGTCGGGTGAAGAAAATGGTGTTTTGGCAGAAGTTATTATTGTCGCTAGTGTGCTCAGTATTCAAGACCCTCGTGATTTGAATGAATCGAATATGCAAGCGGCAAGGCAAGCCCATAAAAAGTTTGAAGATGAACGTTCGGATTTTATTTTTTATCTGAATTTGTGGCGTTTTTATGAGCATCAACGACGTCATCTTTCACAAAACAAATTACGTAAATTATGTAAGACAAATTTTTTATCTTATTTAAGAATGCGCGAATGGCATGATTTGACCATGCAGCTTACCCAAAGTTTAAAACGTATTGGTATGAAGGTTGGAGAACTGCATTTATATGAAGAGGTGAAAAAAGGTAATGAAGTCACTGAACGTCTGAGCGATGTGCACTCCATGGCATTACATCGCGCTTTAATGAGTGGCCTTCTAGGAAATATTGCCATGCGTGAGGATGAAAAATCCTACTTGGGTTCTCGGAACACAAAATTGTTCATTCATCCGAGTTCGGTGCTTTTCAAAAAACGTCCGAAGTGGCTGTTGTCTGCTGAATTGGTTGAAACCTCAAAGCTGTTTGCACGAACCAATGCGGTGATTGATGTTCGCTGGGTTGAAAAAATCGCAAAGCATTTGATTAAGCACAGTTATACCGATCCGCATTGGCAGAAAAAAACCGGACAAGTTGGAGCATTTGAATCAATTACTCTTTATGGTTTACCCATTGTCAACCGGCGCCATTGTAACTATGGCCCAATCAATCCAGTGGATTCGCATAAGATTTTTCTGCGCCACGCTTTAGTCGAAGGAGAGTTGTTCTCAAAGGTTGAATTTTTCGTTCACAACCAGAAGTTAGTACAAGAAATTGAAGCTTTAGAGGCTAAATTCCGTCGCCCTGACTTTTTGGTAGAGGATGAAGAAATTTATCAGTTTTATGCTGAACGCATACCCTCGCATATTTATTCTAAGCCAGCGTTTGAAAAATGGGCGAAGAAAGCCAAGCAAAATGAGACGCTCTGGAAATCGTTATTTTTAGATAAGTCGAAGCTTCTCAAACAAGAGGTGGATTCGGGCAGTTTGGCGCAATTTCCAGATGCTGTTCAAATTAAAAATCAAATCCCGATTCCAGTGGAGTACCACTTTGAACCCGGAAAGGTTAATGATGGCGTTGTATTTAAAATTTCATTAGCGCAATTGAACCAGTTAGATGCGCAGTCTTTCGAGTGGCTGACTCCAGGACTGCTACCGGAAAAAATTGCGCATTTGATTAAATCGTTGCCTAAATCGGTGCGTAAACAATTTGTTCCTGCACCGCATTATGCTAATTTGGTATTGCAGGAAATGTCAGCGGATAAATCTGAAAATAACCGGCCGGTACCTTTTTTGAATCAACTGGTTTGGGCATTGAATCGACGTGCGCCTTCCAATGCGACAACTCGAGTTCGTTTGGAGGATTTTGCACAAGTCGAGTTGCCAATGTATTTACAGCCATTTTTTGAATTACAAGATGCCAAAGGAAAACGACTGGCACAAAGTACTGATTTAGAGAAGCTGAAGGTGGATTATCAGCACTTAGTTGAAAAGCAGATTCAAAAGCATCAGTCGCAATCTTCCAAAAACATGCAAGTGATTCAAACGTGGGATTTTGGAGAGCTACCTCGGGAAAAAACCATTAAACATAATGGTGCCCAAATGGTGGTTTATCCAGCGTTAAACGTTCAACAACCGGCCGGTACATGTACCCCTGAGGGTAAAGATTCTGTTAAAGATATTAAAATTTCAGATCTAAAATTTGTGCTGGATGTCTTTCCTGATGAAAGCCAAGCAAACAAAGCGCATGGGGAAGCGGTGATTTTATTGCTGCGTCAAATGTTGCAGGATAAGGAAAAATATCTACAGGCGAAACTTCCGATGCAAAAAGCCTGTTTGTGCTATGCACCTTATGGTACTTGTAAAGAACTGACTCAACAGGTGATTGATCGAGCTTTATTGAAAATTGTCGAGCATCCTGAGTTAATACGCAAGCAGGGTGAATTTGAAACGGCACTAGAAAATTTGCGCCTGCAATGGATTGAGAAAGCGCAAGAGATTGCAAAACATCTCAAAGAGTTGTTTACAGCACATCAGCAGGTCGCAAAACAAATAACCGGCCGGGTAAATCCAAGGTGTTTAGCCTCAATTGCTGATATTCGCGCTCAGTTAGATGGCTTAATTTCTAAGGATTTTGTCCGAAAAACGCCCGAAAAATGGTTTTTACAAATTCCTAGATATTTGAGTGCATTACAAAAACGCCTTGAAAAAATTGACCAAGACCCAAATAAAGATCAGGTGGCTATTCGTCAAATCATGCCTATTTTGGATAAGTTTAGGTCGTTAGCCGAAGATCCGGTTTATCAAGAAAACGAAGAGGTCATAGAAATTCGTTGGTTACTGGAAGAGTTACGTGTGTCACTGTTTTCTCAGCCAATGAAAACCATTCAACCGGTTTCAATTCAGCGTTTGGAAAAACGGCTTAAAACCTTATAG
- a CDS encoding MBL fold metallo-hydrolase, whose amino-acid sequence MKIRQLFDYDTWTYTYLLWDEETMEAAVIDSVIEQVDRDMQHIEELGLKVKYLLETHIHADHITGAGPLRKKTAAEIVVHKNSGSECADILAEEGDTFKIGSQTITVMHTPGHTNNDITYRIDGAVFTGDTLLVRDCGRTDFQLGSNEDMYHSLTQRLFTLPEDTMVFPAHDYKGFTQSTIGEEKSFNVRAGSGKSFEDFSTIMDNLNLPNPKRIDISVPGNLKCGNLDD is encoded by the coding sequence ATGAAGATTCGTCAACTTTTTGATTACGACACTTGGACGTACACATACCTACTTTGGGATGAAGAAACCATGGAAGCAGCGGTCATTGATTCAGTGATTGAGCAAGTTGATCGTGACATGCAACACATTGAAGAGCTCGGTTTAAAAGTGAAATATCTCCTTGAAACACATATCCACGCTGACCACATCACAGGCGCTGGGCCTTTACGTAAGAAGACAGCAGCTGAAATCGTAGTTCACAAAAACTCTGGTTCGGAATGTGCCGATATTCTTGCGGAAGAAGGCGATACTTTCAAAATTGGCTCGCAAACCATTACGGTCATGCACACACCGGGACACACAAATAACGACATCACTTACCGTATTGACGGTGCAGTATTCACAGGCGATACACTTTTAGTTCGTGACTGTGGTCGAACAGACTTCCAATTAGGAAGCAACGAAGACATGTATCACTCATTGACTCAACGCCTGTTTACACTTCCAGAAGACACAATGGTCTTCCCAGCTCACGATTACAAAGGTTTCACGCAATCGACGATTGGCGAAGAGAAAAGTTTCAATGTCCGAGCAGGTTCTGGCAAATCATTTGAAGACTTTTCAACGATTATGGACAATCTAAACCTCCCAAATCCGAAGCGAATTGACATTTCAGTTCCTGGAAACCTGAAATGCGGAAATCTTGACGACTAA
- a CDS encoding FKBP-type peptidyl-prolyl cis-trans isomerase, with product MKITKGARVTFHYELRNESGEIFDSTFGGEPVVYIQGEGEIIPGLEEFLEGEEPGFEAKVTIPAEKAYGDVLDDLLVYAGPDNFDDSVEIEIGSAVETEDPDGNPVLFRITDIKEDKVYLDGNHPLAGQNLEYKVEVLEVH from the coding sequence ATGAAGATTACAAAAGGCGCGCGCGTGACTTTTCATTATGAATTACGTAATGAATCCGGTGAAATTTTTGATTCAACTTTTGGTGGGGAGCCAGTGGTATACATTCAAGGTGAAGGTGAGATTATTCCAGGCCTTGAAGAATTTTTGGAAGGTGAAGAACCTGGGTTTGAGGCAAAAGTCACCATCCCTGCGGAAAAAGCCTATGGCGATGTATTGGACGATTTGCTTGTGTATGCTGGGCCAGATAATTTTGATGATTCTGTGGAAATTGAAATTGGATCAGCCGTGGAAACGGAAGATCCAGATGGCAATCCTGTTTTGTTCCGAATTACAGACATCAAAGAAGACAAAGTTTATTTGGATGGCAATCACCCATTAGCTGGACAAAACTTGGAATATAAAGTTGAAGTGTTAGAAGTTCACTAA
- the dnaQ gene encoding DNA polymerase III subunit epsilon codes for MRQIFLDTETTGFNPLEGDRIIEIGAVELIKRKLTQKNYHQYINPERPIPAEATEVHGITDERVANEPKFAEIVDAFMEYVAGAELIIHNAPFDVGFINHELSMLQHNRWGKIEDHCTITDSLKLAQKQYPGQRNSLDALCKRLYIDNTARVFHGALLDSEILADVYLGMTGGQVDLGLSLESGQSNEPNIELGQIQAQRKLIVLPATDDELALHQKKLEEISKKSGKELHW; via the coding sequence ATGCGCCAAATATTTCTGGATACTGAGACAACCGGCTTCAACCCTCTTGAAGGGGATAGAATCATTGAAATTGGTGCAGTGGAGTTAATCAAACGTAAACTGACGCAAAAAAATTACCATCAATATATAAACCCAGAAAGACCCATTCCAGCAGAAGCGACCGAAGTTCATGGTATTACCGATGAACGTGTTGCCAATGAGCCCAAGTTTGCAGAAATTGTTGACGCCTTTATGGAATATGTAGCGGGAGCTGAACTAATCATTCACAACGCTCCTTTTGATGTTGGCTTTATCAACCATGAACTCTCTATGCTGCAACACAACCGGTGGGGGAAAATCGAAGATCACTGCACAATTACAGACTCGTTAAAACTGGCTCAAAAGCAGTACCCTGGGCAACGGAATTCTTTGGATGCTCTTTGTAAGCGTCTATACATCGACAACACCGCACGTGTTTTTCACGGAGCTTTGCTTGACTCGGAAATCTTAGCTGATGTTTATTTAGGAATGACAGGTGGTCAAGTTGATTTAGGCCTGAGTTTGGAATCCGGTCAATCCAATGAACCTAATATTGAATTGGGACAAATCCAAGCCCAGAGAAAACTCATTGTTCTGCCTGCCACAGATGATGAACTCGCATTACACCAGAAAAAACTTGAAGAGATTTCAAAGAAAAGTGGTAAAGAACTGCATTGGTAA
- the rnhA gene encoding ribonuclease HI: MASANQHSVSSELPQVEAFTDGGCRGNPGPGGWGVLLRFGEHTKELNGGRQDTTNNQMELTAAIKAFEALKKPCYVIITTDSQYVKNGITHWIDGWKRKGWKTAANKPVKNKELWQALDAAIAPHEVEWRWVKGHSGHPENERVDELANQAMDQLN, from the coding sequence ATGGCATCTGCAAATCAACATTCCGTTTCCTCCGAATTACCACAAGTAGAGGCTTTTACTGATGGAGGCTGTCGCGGGAATCCGGGGCCAGGTGGTTGGGGTGTGTTGCTTCGTTTTGGTGAGCATACCAAAGAATTGAATGGTGGCAGGCAAGATACCACCAATAACCAGATGGAATTGACGGCGGCTATTAAGGCGTTTGAAGCGTTGAAAAAACCCTGCTATGTCATTATTACTACCGATTCGCAATATGTGAAAAATGGGATTACCCATTGGATTGACGGTTGGAAGCGAAAAGGTTGGAAAACGGCAGCGAATAAACCTGTGAAAAATAAAGAGCTATGGCAGGCGTTGGATGCTGCGATTGCACCGCATGAGGTTGAGTGGCGTTGGGTAAAAGGGCATTCCGGCCATCCAGAAAATGAACGTGTTGATGAACTCGCTAATCAAGCGATGGATCAATTAAATTGA